The genomic window GAGAGCAGAAAACGAACAATTCCTCATCTGTTTCGGTGCCGCAACAGAAATGAACACTAGAAATGTGGCAATTGTCATACAACTTTTGATAAGAAGTGTTCTTGCGTCTTCAGACCAGTTCATACAATACATTACATAAACATGACAATACACAAGTTATGATAGATGATAAGGTAGAAATGTGAACACATAGAGTGGCATATTACAGCTCGTAGCTCCCTCCAGTAATTGCATAACTATACCAAGAGCCTTGTGTCTTCAGACCAGTTCACGCAATCCGCAACCATTTGCCTATTTCCCTCCATTTCATCAGAATACCTGCTGTGAATCCAACGCCAAAGCCCACCCCAACAAAGAGAAACAAAACAATGTCCACATGATCTCCGGATGTGTTTAATGGCGCCTCATTTGGATTACTAGAATCGCCACATGGCTTGGACAAAGGTGGTCCACAAAGCCCCGCATTCCCTTCATATGAGTTGATCTCAAATGTTGCAAACTGACGTGACTGTGGTATCCTTCCATCCAGCCTATTTCCAGACAAGTCCAGGGTGCCAAGAAATGTTAAATTTGTTAGCTCTTGTGGAATCTCCCCAGAAAGCTTGTTCCATGATAGGTCTAGCGATTCCAGTTGACGCATCTCACCAATTTGTGCTGGAATCCTTCCTTTAAATGCATTGTGGGACATGTTCAATATGTGTAGTGAAACTAGACTTCCAACTGATTCGGGAATGTCACCCTCCAGTGCATTATTTGAGAAGTCAATTGAGGTTAAGGTAGTCAAGACCTCTTCAAAAGTCACATATTGCCCTTTGTATGTGATTGCAACAGTATCATGGTAGTCTCTATAATCTGTCTGATGGCTTAAGATATTTCCCGTGTCATTGAACTTTGCCATCATAGATGCGAACCTCTCAAACCATTGTGGGTCCAAATTGCCAGAGAAATTGTTTGAAGCTATATCAATGATTTGTAACTTTGAGAAGTATTCCCTGGATTTTCTATCTCTGGCAGGATAAGTAAGCGAGCCATAGAACAGGTTGGATCCCAGAACGATGATACGAAGATCAGAGAGCCTACCCAGCCAAAATGGGAAAGTACCAACCATCCGATTGTTTCCAATGTCAAGAATCCCCAAGCCAGCGCAGTTGGAAAGAGACCTAGGAAGCTGCCCTTGAATATTGTTGCCATGTAAATCTATTGTCTGGAGATTACAGTGGTCACTAACATTATCAGACAATGTTCCCTTAAAATGATTCTCCCTCAAATTTAATACGACCAAGCTTCTACCTTCTATCAGGCAGGAGAGTATTAACCCACTGAAGTTGTTGTATGACAAGTCAAGGACTTTGAGGTTGCTTGCATCACAAACTGAATCCGGTATATGCCCACTTATGTTATTTTTTGACAACTTGAGATACACAGTTTGCGAAAGATAAGCAGTGAAATTTGGCATAATAGAAGAGAATCTATTGTTTGAGTAATCCACTGCTTTCAACAGATTTGGCATCGGGGCCTGGCCTTGAAGTCTATTGGAGCTGAGATCAAGAGAATCCAAACGACTGTATGGGAGTAGATATGAAGTGAGTTGCATATGTGTGAACATGTTGTTTGAAAGATCTAATTGTGTAAGGCTATCATCCCACGTCTCCCATATCCATTGGGGTATAGTACCCTGCATTATGTTGTTCGAAAGGTCCAGTGTATGGATATGGTTGATATGCATCAAGAATCTAGGCATTGTTGTCAAGTTGCAAGACACCAGTACTAATATTGAGAGCTTAGGTAGTAAGGGCACTGTTGATTTATTGCCTTCTCCATCCAAGACGGATAACCTGTTGTTTGATAGATCCAAGAAATAAAGCTTTCGTAACTTCCAAAGTGAATTCAGTTCTACCAAACCTGTTAAGTTGTTCGAGCTAAGATCCAGCTCTATCAAACTTGTGAGTTGAAAGAATGATCCAGGAATCTGTCCGCTAATTTGATTTTGACCCAAAGAAACAATTATCATATGTGAATATAGAGTATCAAACTCTTGTATTGGTCCAGAAAGCTGGTTTGATGAAAGCTCCAACTGTAACATGGCTGGCAAAGTGAATAGATATGTTGGAATCTCTCCTGGAAATAGAGTTAACAACCTAGTGAAGTCCACAAAATGCATAATGAATCATAAACCAAAGTTTGAGACGATCTTAAGAGGCCAAATACTTTAACTAGTGCTAGGAATTAGTGAATAGAATTTTTTGTACGCCCCTCAGAGTGCATCTTTTTGTATTACAAGAATACACTGAGAATGAGCAAAAGATAGATTCTTGCATAGTTTTTTTTTAAATCAAGATAAGCATCAATTGAATATTTCTGCACCTGTCTAAAAGTAGAACATCGGCAC from Triticum aestivum cultivar Chinese Spring chromosome 3B, IWGSC CS RefSeq v2.1, whole genome shotgun sequence includes these protein-coding regions:
- the LOC123072652 gene encoding receptor like protein 22, which gives rise to MARATRLLAFFIQIQLYSLATSTSHGHGNTSAAFYCRPDQAAALLQLKQSFIFDYSTTTLPSWQPGTDCCLWEGIGCHGVSGSRNSSSVTVLDLGGGGLYSYGCHAALFNLTSLRYLDLSMNDFGGSRIPADGFERLSKLTHLNLSYSGFYGQIPIAIGKLTSLVSLDLSSVHNIESAEITNLYAIMDGYNLLVLREPSFETLLANLNNLRELYLDGVDISSSGEEWSSALGKAVPRLQVLSMAYCKLNGPIHSSLSSLRSLTVVNLKLNDGISGAVPEFFTDFLNLSVLQLSYNNFSGWFPQTIFQLKNIRVLDVSHNEQLSGHLPEFPSGASLETLNLQYTNFSGVRLSSFSNLLSLSELGLEGGSISMEPNDLFLNKLNSLQNLQLSFAQFSGELAPFFSWISSLKNLTSLQLSDCYSSKIMPPLIGNLTNLTSLEMTFCGFFGQISPSIGNLNKLTSLRISDCAFSGTIPSSIGNLKKLRRLEISYSELSGPLTTDFGHLSNLTVLVLTGCRFSGRIPSTIVNLTQLIYLDLSQNDLRGEIPTYLFTLPAMLQLELSSNQLSGPIQEFDTLYSHMIIVSLGQNQISGQIPGSFFQLTSLIELDLSSNNLTGLVELNSLWKLRKLYFLDLSNNRLSVLDGEGNKSTVPLLPKLSILVLVSCNLTTMPRFLMHINHIHTLDLSNNIMQGTIPQWIWETWDDSLTQLDLSNNMFTHMQLTSYLLPYSRLDSLDLSSNRLQGQAPMPNLLKAVDYSNNRFSSIMPNFTAYLSQTVYLKLSKNNISGHIPDSVCDASNLKVLDLSYNNFSGLILSCLIEGRSLVVLNLRENHFKGTLSDNVSDHCNLQTIDLHGNNIQGQLPRSLSNCAGLGILDIGNNRMVGTFPFWLGRLSDLRIIVLGSNLFYGSLTYPARDRKSREYFSKLQIIDIASNNFSGNLDPQWFERFASMMAKFNDTGNILSHQTDYRDYHDTVAITYKGQYVTFEEVLTTLTSIDFSNNALEGDIPESVGSLVSLHILNMSHNAFKGRIPAQIGEMRQLESLDLSWNKLSGEIPQELTNLTFLGTLDLSGNRLDGRIPQSRQFATFEINSYEGNAGLCGPPLSKPCGDSSNPNEAPLNTSGDHVDIVLFLFVGVGFGVGFTAGILMKWREIGKWLRIA